The Haloplanus sp. XH21 genome includes a region encoding these proteins:
- a CDS encoding MFS transporter, producing MEWIRKLRNSPAAAVIFASTLVAVMGVSLISPVLPAVQEAWNISEAQASLLLSAFTLPGIFLTLPIGLLTDRIGRKPILIPALVIFGLSGGGIIFISDFTLILVLRAIQGAASSAIAMLTVTLLGDLYSGEQRRVLIGTNAAILAVGAAGYPLLGGALATVAWSAPFACFFLALLVAVPGITLLEEPQREENGGNSSIRAFLTGPTSMTPFVVLYLAIFGIFVILYGAQLTAVPFLLANEYQLSSAGIGLLVGLPAVTMGATAMQGDRVLRSLTSFQSIALGFMSYGAGLVIVAAADSIHVVAVALLLFGLGQGLAEPITDTALNERAPEEFRGSIMSVRTSVLRLGTTVGPPLSVGAAALFGYRQTLLVSGAAAFLIGVTWFTVRRQ from the coding sequence ATGGAATGGATACGGAAACTCCGGAACTCACCAGCAGCAGCCGTGATTTTCGCGAGTACGCTCGTCGCTGTCATGGGTGTCTCACTCATCAGCCCAGTACTCCCAGCGGTACAGGAGGCGTGGAACATTTCGGAGGCACAGGCCAGCCTCTTGCTGTCGGCGTTCACGCTCCCCGGAATCTTTCTCACTCTCCCGATTGGACTGCTAACCGACCGCATCGGTCGGAAACCGATTTTGATCCCGGCGCTCGTCATCTTCGGACTCAGTGGCGGCGGCATCATCTTCATTTCCGATTTCACCCTGATCTTGGTCCTGCGAGCCATCCAAGGGGCGGCGAGTAGTGCGATTGCGATGCTCACGGTCACACTCCTCGGCGACCTCTATTCCGGTGAACAACGACGAGTGCTGATTGGGACCAACGCGGCGATTCTCGCGGTGGGTGCTGCTGGCTATCCGTTACTCGGCGGTGCGCTCGCGACAGTCGCTTGGTCGGCTCCCTTCGCGTGTTTCTTCCTCGCGTTACTCGTCGCTGTTCCCGGTATAACTCTGCTTGAGGAGCCACAACGTGAGGAGAACGGTGGGAATTCGAGCATCCGTGCATTCCTCACCGGGCCCACATCGATGACCCCCTTCGTCGTGCTCTATCTCGCAATCTTCGGTATCTTCGTCATCCTCTATGGCGCGCAACTCACTGCCGTTCCGTTCCTGCTCGCCAACGAATATCAGCTCTCTTCAGCGGGTATCGGCCTTCTCGTGGGATTACCCGCGGTTACGATGGGAGCGACAGCCATGCAGGGTGATCGCGTGCTTCGGTCGCTTACCAGTTTTCAATCGATCGCACTGGGATTCATGAGTTACGGGGCCGGACTCGTCATCGTCGCCGCCGCGGACTCCATCCACGTGGTTGCTGTCGCACTCTTACTGTTCGGTCTTGGCCAGGGACTCGCTGAACCGATTACGGATACTGCACTCAACGAACGAGCACCAGAGGAATTTCGCGGAAGCATCATGAGTGTGCGAACTAGTGTACTCCGACTTGGCACGACAGTCGGCCCGCCGCTTAGTGTCGGGGCTGCAGCACTGTTCGGCTATCGTCAAACCCTGTTAGTGTCTGGTGCCGCTGCCTTCTTGATCGGCGTAACGTGGTTTACGGTGAGACGTCAGTGA
- a CDS encoding uroporphyrinogen-III synthase: protein MSQPTVAVLRPDDSRIVEAVEYLQSLDVSPIPDPMLAITPTGQVPQHADYCIFTSETGVDLAATAGWKQRGATVCAVGDQTATALCNRGYSVDIVPSTFTSTGLVDELFTDVEGQTVELARSAHGSEVLVEGLEAAGAIVSETALYRLERPETAGQSVSLAVDGKLDGILFTSPKTVEHFVQIATERDAVAALQRELEETIVGAIGAPTKRAVDKHGIAVDVMPDTVGFTQLAEVTVRRILDTHQ from the coding sequence ATGTCCCAGCCGACGGTGGCTGTTCTCCGACCCGACGACAGCCGTATCGTTGAGGCGGTCGAGTATCTCCAGTCACTCGATGTATCCCCGATTCCAGATCCGATGCTGGCAATCACACCGACCGGTCAGGTTCCCCAACATGCGGATTACTGTATCTTCACAAGCGAGACCGGTGTCGATCTAGCTGCGACAGCGGGATGGAAACAACGAGGAGCCACTGTTTGTGCTGTCGGGGATCAGACTGCAACCGCATTATGCAATCGGGGCTATTCAGTCGATATCGTTCCATCGACGTTCACTTCCACAGGACTCGTCGACGAGTTATTTACTGATGTCGAGGGCCAAACCGTTGAACTTGCTCGAAGTGCACACGGCAGCGAAGTACTTGTTGAAGGACTGGAAGCAGCTGGTGCAATTGTCAGCGAAACAGCCTTATATCGCTTGGAACGACCGGAGACTGCGGGACAGTCGGTCTCACTTGCGGTAGACGGTAAGCTGGACGGTATACTGTTCACCTCGCCAAAGACGGTAGAGCACTTCGTTCAAATTGCGACTGAACGTGACGCTGTCGCTGCACTCCAACGCGAGCTAGAGGAGACGATTGTTGGAGCGATAGGAGCACCAACAAAACGTGCTGTCGACAAGCATGGGATCGCTGTCGATGTTATGCCGGATACAGTGGGTTTCACACAGCTTGCCGAGGTCACCGTACGTCGAATTCTGGATACCCACCAATGA
- a CDS encoding deoxyhypusine synthase, whose amino-acid sequence MDDESHDHVVPGSDEELATPDVQGYDFSGEFDFQEMLEAYATTGFQATQLAEAIDIAEQMQDADATIYLTCTSNIISSGLREVVAYLVREGYVDVLITTAGSLAEDVIKTAKPFKMGEWDVDEAALREQGINRLGNLFVPSDRYVWLEEYLYDFFEEFFAEEKVRTPTAFARELGETLDDPDSVLKQAADHDVPVYCPALTDAEVGNFLYYYRQGYDSEVGIEILDDYDSLIEDGMLADTTGLIAVGGGVPKHHAIMTNLFRGGADYVVYISTGMEGDGSLSGAPPNEAVSWGKIKDDEQTNYTQVEAEATLVFPLLVAGAFSE is encoded by the coding sequence ATGGACGACGAGTCTCACGACCACGTTGTTCCGGGAAGTGATGAAGAGTTGGCCACGCCAGACGTGCAGGGCTACGACTTCAGTGGCGAATTCGATTTTCAGGAGATGCTGGAAGCGTATGCAACGACGGGCTTTCAGGCGACGCAACTCGCAGAGGCCATCGACATCGCCGAGCAAATGCAAGACGCCGATGCCACGATCTATCTCACATGCACGTCGAATATCATCTCGTCGGGATTGCGTGAAGTCGTCGCCTACCTCGTTCGTGAAGGGTACGTCGACGTGCTTATCACGACCGCGGGATCGCTGGCGGAGGATGTTATCAAAACGGCGAAGCCGTTCAAAATGGGAGAGTGGGATGTGGACGAGGCCGCGCTCCGGGAACAAGGAATCAACCGTCTTGGGAATCTCTTTGTTCCTTCCGACCGATACGTCTGGTTGGAAGAGTACCTGTACGACTTCTTCGAGGAGTTCTTTGCCGAGGAAAAGGTTCGGACGCCGACGGCGTTTGCCCGCGAGTTAGGGGAGACACTCGACGATCCGGATTCAGTTCTGAAACAAGCAGCGGACCACGACGTTCCCGTGTACTGTCCGGCACTGACAGACGCCGAGGTTGGGAACTTCCTCTATTATTACCGACAAGGATACGATTCGGAGGTTGGCATCGAGATTCTCGACGACTACGACTCGCTCATCGAGGACGGGATGCTCGCCGACACGACGGGTCTGATCGCAGTCGGAGGGGGCGTCCCGAAACACCATGCGATCATGACGAATCTGTTCCGCGGCGGGGCGGATTATGTCGTCTACATCTCGACTGGTATGGAAGGGGATGGCTCACTCTCTGGAGCGCCCCCGAACGAGGCAGTATCATGGGGGAAAATCAAAGACGATGAGCAGACGAATTACACGCAGGTCGAAGCAGAGGCGACGCTCGTCTTCCCACTGCTCGTGGCGGGTGCTTTCAGCGAGTGA
- a CDS encoding heavy metal translocating P-type ATPase yields the protein MSTCTLCELPVEDPITDENTDSKFCCRGCLEVARLVDNGEDVDLSIAAVRDRVEAGDSQSDVPEDAETAYLSIDGMHCQTCEGFIELLAEEEEGVHEARASYATEMAQVVYDPDRIDRNTIAAALSRLGYQAHGPDEENDSLRSRVEFGKYRAVLAALLMMPVLILYVLFIYPVYLGIYPESFLYGSTVEAMVFGPLAVWSTLIVIGLGYPIFRGAYVSLKVGRPNMDVLIAIAVLAAYLYSMATYLTGGRDPYFDVAVMVLAIVTIGNHLESQVKRAALGNRADLTDSRVDEARRLDNGSEATETIEIEECEPGDRLLVKPGERIPVDGQIVDGTAAIDEALVTGESLPQRKSVGDSVLGGSILTDSAIVVEVGPDATSTMDRLVELLWNVKSSATGVQRIVNRFAVLFVPLVLGLAALTAAGWFALGNDLNTAILVGVSVLVVSCPCSLGIATPLALAAATRDATDNRMLVLNETVLERIDDSSIVVFDKTGTLTTGEMKLADVVGDTPDEVLAMAAAVERRSSHPIAAAIDDAAPPTTRSVSSFERSDRTVSALVDDTRVIVGHPDSFTDDEWTISADIEAAVTDAYESGTHPTAVAWEGVVHGIVTVRDTPRENWDRVVSDLADGGREIVVLTGDDERMTETFANHPAIDHVFAGVRPESKEAIVQGLRERGTTTMIGDGTNDAPALASADLGIAVSSGTELAIEAADAVVLDDRLGAVPELFGLASDTRSRIKQNLLWAAGYNAIALPLAIVGVITPLIAAVMMAISSLIVVFNSKRRLLPANGDQVAATASREGNDQLGSPAHSE from the coding sequence ATGTCCACCTGCACACTCTGTGAGCTCCCTGTCGAAGACCCAATCACCGACGAGAACACCGACAGCAAATTCTGCTGTCGGGGCTGTCTAGAGGTTGCACGCTTGGTTGACAACGGTGAGGATGTCGACCTCTCGATTGCGGCCGTCCGTGACCGTGTCGAGGCCGGGGATTCTCAATCCGATGTCCCTGAGGATGCCGAAACGGCGTATCTCTCGATCGACGGCATGCACTGTCAGACCTGCGAAGGCTTCATCGAACTCCTTGCTGAGGAAGAGGAGGGCGTTCATGAGGCGCGTGCGAGCTACGCGACTGAAATGGCGCAGGTGGTGTACGATCCAGACCGTATCGATCGCAACACGATCGCCGCTGCACTAAGTCGACTGGGCTATCAGGCCCACGGTCCCGACGAGGAAAACGACTCGCTGCGCTCGCGCGTCGAGTTCGGCAAATACCGTGCGGTGCTCGCGGCGTTACTGATGATGCCTGTGTTGATTCTCTACGTCCTATTCATCTATCCAGTGTATCTCGGCATCTATCCTGAGAGCTTCCTCTACGGGAGTACCGTTGAGGCGATGGTGTTCGGGCCGCTAGCGGTCTGGAGCACGCTCATTGTCATCGGGCTTGGATACCCGATCTTCCGCGGTGCCTACGTGAGCTTAAAAGTCGGTCGCCCGAATATGGACGTATTGATCGCCATCGCGGTGCTCGCCGCGTATCTCTACTCGATGGCCACCTATCTCACGGGCGGGCGCGACCCGTACTTCGACGTCGCAGTGATGGTGCTCGCGATCGTCACTATCGGCAACCATCTCGAGTCACAAGTCAAACGTGCTGCGCTCGGCAATCGCGCTGACCTCACTGATTCACGCGTTGATGAGGCCCGCCGGCTCGACAACGGCAGCGAGGCCACCGAAACCATCGAAATAGAAGAGTGTGAGCCCGGCGATCGGCTGTTAGTCAAACCTGGCGAACGGATCCCAGTCGACGGCCAGATCGTCGACGGGACTGCCGCGATCGACGAAGCGCTCGTCACAGGCGAATCGCTCCCGCAACGCAAATCCGTCGGGGACAGCGTACTCGGGGGATCGATTCTCACTGACAGCGCGATTGTCGTCGAAGTTGGCCCAGATGCCACCAGCACGATGGATCGTCTCGTCGAACTCCTCTGGAACGTCAAGAGTTCGGCAACGGGCGTCCAGCGTATTGTCAACCGCTTTGCAGTGCTGTTCGTCCCGCTCGTACTCGGACTCGCCGCGCTGACTGCCGCTGGCTGGTTCGCCCTTGGCAACGACTTGAATACAGCCATACTAGTCGGTGTCTCCGTGTTAGTGGTCTCGTGTCCGTGCTCGCTCGGGATCGCGACCCCGCTTGCCCTCGCGGCGGCCACTCGCGATGCCACCGACAATCGGATGCTCGTTCTCAACGAGACGGTACTCGAACGGATCGACGACTCCTCAATCGTCGTATTCGACAAGACAGGGACACTCACAACGGGGGAAATGAAACTCGCAGACGTCGTTGGCGACACCCCCGACGAAGTGCTTGCAATGGCGGCTGCCGTTGAGCGCCGATCGAGCCACCCTATCGCCGCTGCGATCGACGACGCCGCCCCGCCAACCACACGCTCGGTATCGAGCTTCGAGCGTTCCGACCGTACCGTATCGGCGCTCGTCGACGATACCCGCGTGATAGTTGGCCATCCCGACTCCTTCACCGACGACGAGTGGACGATCTCTGCGGATATCGAGGCCGCCGTCACGGACGCCTACGAGTCGGGCACGCATCCCACGGCGGTCGCATGGGAAGGCGTCGTCCACGGGATCGTCACGGTCCGAGATACGCCCCGTGAGAACTGGGACCGCGTGGTTTCCGATCTCGCGGATGGGGGTCGAGAAATCGTCGTACTGACCGGCGACGACGAGCGGATGACCGAGACGTTCGCGAACCATCCAGCGATCGATCACGTATTTGCAGGTGTGCGCCCCGAGTCCAAGGAAGCAATCGTCCAGGGACTCCGCGAGCGCGGAACAACAACGATGATCGGTGATGGGACGAACGACGCGCCCGCACTCGCCAGCGCAGACCTCGGGATTGCGGTCTCAAGCGGCACCGAACTTGCGATTGAGGCGGCCGATGCGGTGGTGCTGGACGACCGTCTCGGCGCTGTTCCCGAACTCTTCGGACTGGCGAGTGACACTCGGAGCCGAATCAAACAGAACCTCCTCTGGGCGGCTGGCTACAACGCGATCGCACTCCCACTGGCAATAGTTGGCGTAATCACGCCGTTGATCGCCGCCGTTATGATGGCTATCAGCAGTCTCATTGTCGTCTTCAACTCGAAGCGCCGCCTGCTCCCGGCGAACGGAGATCAGGTGGCTGCGACCGCCTCCAGAGAAGGCAACGATCAACTTGGATCTCCCGCTCACTCGGAGTAA
- a CDS encoding sulfite exporter TauE/SafE family protein yields MLALPASSMRSAVLVQLSEIGVTSGYGLVVFFLIGLFGGAHCIGMCGPLVTTYAERMETDDRWSGALTLYEVRQHTLFNLGRTMSYALIGAVFGTAGALLYGTIGLAGILGPVQGIVGICIGVAILGMGFTRLAGYQQGAVEGVIAGTGIGSVFARTYTVISTRIDRWVNGVGIVGLGALHGLLPCMLLYPAFLYAFAQGSPVYGLLSLGALGLGTIPSVFLYGTVIQSVSARQRQVVHYGIGVLFIGLGYVLLAMGLMRFGVMLPLPDIPYYQPIAESEAVA; encoded by the coding sequence ATGCTGGCTCTGCCAGCCTCGAGTATGAGATCGGCAGTCCTAGTACAACTGAGTGAGATTGGTGTCACAAGCGGCTACGGACTGGTAGTGTTTTTCCTGATTGGCCTCTTCGGCGGTGCACACTGTATTGGAATGTGCGGTCCGCTCGTTACAACCTACGCCGAGAGAATGGAAACCGATGACCGCTGGTCGGGCGCACTCACCCTCTATGAAGTGCGTCAGCACACGCTGTTCAACCTCGGCCGGACGATGAGCTACGCTCTTATCGGAGCTGTCTTCGGGACTGCCGGCGCGCTGCTCTACGGAACCATCGGGCTCGCCGGAATTCTCGGGCCAGTCCAGGGTATCGTCGGCATCTGCATCGGCGTGGCAATCCTCGGTATGGGATTTACACGGTTAGCCGGCTATCAACAAGGAGCCGTTGAAGGTGTGATTGCCGGTACTGGCATCGGATCCGTATTCGCGCGAACCTACACAGTCATCTCAACGCGGATCGACCGCTGGGTCAACGGCGTCGGTATCGTTGGTCTCGGCGCGCTTCATGGACTGTTGCCGTGTATGCTTCTCTATCCCGCATTCCTGTACGCATTCGCACAGGGCTCGCCTGTATATGGCCTCCTCTCGCTCGGCGCGCTCGGGCTTGGGACGATCCCCAGCGTGTTCCTCTACGGAACGGTAATCCAGTCCGTGAGCGCCCGCCAGCGACAGGTGGTCCACTATGGAATCGGTGTGTTGTTCATCGGGCTCGGATACGTCCTGTTAGCGATGGGACTCATGCGGTTTGGCGTCATGCTCCCGTTGCCCGACATTCCGTACTATCAACCGATCGCCGAATCGGAGGCGGTTGCGTAA
- a CDS encoding rubrerythrin-like domain-containing protein: MKDIAPEPDKEDIYECFECGKVIIAETSPGQCPDCSGPIRNRGIPLE, encoded by the coding sequence ATGAAAGATATCGCCCCTGAACCAGACAAAGAAGACATATACGAGTGCTTCGAGTGTGGAAAGGTCATTATCGCAGAAACCAGCCCCGGCCAATGTCCCGACTGTAGTGGGCCGATACGAAACCGAGGTATACCGCTCGAATAA